The genomic segment ATCTTTATTTTTGTTATGTATTGAGTGTTTATCGAATTCAGAACTCATATACAATCTTCTTCCAAATTCATCTTTTTTTATCATATCATGAAGCGGATACACTTGTTCAATTGCAAACATTTTACATTCAACATGTTCTGGCTTTTGGATTAGCATCGAGAACACGTTGTTTCCGTGGCTCAAATAATCCTTCCCAGCATGCTGCTTGTTCATGTTAACAATATCACAATCAAAAATACATACAACAGGATGTTTGTACTCTATATAATGACTTTTAGCGGTTTTGCAAAAATCCCAAAGAACTTTATCCCCTCCTTTTTCATTTTGTTGATGAGGATAGAAGTAGATTGGAAATGAAAGTTTCGGAGAACTTTCAAGGTGCTTATATTGAAATGCTACATAAATAACGGACAGTCCGTTTTAGGTTAGGCAGCTAGTTTTTGTTTACGGTAATATTCCTGCTCAAATTGTTCTGGTGAAACATAACCGATGCCGGCATGTCTTCGTTTCCTGTTGTAGAAGATCTCAAGGTAGATAAAAATATCCTGCCTTGCTTGTTCCCGAGTTTTGTACGTCGTGCGATAAACACGTTCCCTTTTCAGTTTACTGAAAAAATTCTCTGCTACTGCATTGTCCCAACAGTTTCCCCTACGACTCATACTGCTTATACAGCCGGATCTGCGAAGAGCCGATGAAAAAGAAAAGCTTGTATATTGACTCCC from the Maridesulfovibrio frigidus DSM 17176 genome contains:
- a CDS encoding IS3 family transposase produces the protein GSQYTSFSFSSALRRSGCISSMSRRGNCWDNAVAENFFSKLKRERVYRTTYKTREQARQDIFIYLEIFYNRKRRHAGIGYVSPEQFEQEYYRKQKLAA